CCGAATAGCTCGCCAGCGGCCCCAGGTAGCTGATCGCCTGGTGCGCCAGGCCCAGGGTGGGATCAAGCCGCAGGGCCGTGTTCGCCGCCTCGGCCGCGCCGGCAGGGGTAAGGCCCGGAAACGTCGAGCGCTCGAAGCGTCGCAGGCAGACCACCCGCCGCATCGCCAGTTCGGCCCAGGCGCGGGCGAAATCCGGCGCGTGGGCGGTCACCTGCTCCAGCAGCTGCATCGCCCGCGCATGCTCCATGGCGTCGGCGGCGCCGCCGATGCCGGAGAGCGGGCTGCGCGCCTGGAGGTAGAGGTCGTAGGTGGCGGGATCGAGGGGCTTGGCCCGCCGCGACGGCGCAAAGGTCAGGCTCAGCGCCGCGGCGACCGCTCGGGCGATATCGTCCTGGATGGCCAGCACGTCGGTCAGGTCGCGTTCGAACGTCTGCGACCATAGGGTGACGCTGTGGGCGGTCTCCACGAGGTGAGCGTTGATGCGGAGGCGCTCGCCCGCGCGCCGCACGGCGCCGTCCAGCACATGGGTGACGCCCAGCTCCGCGCCGACGTGGCCGGCGGCCTTGGCGGCGCCGCGGAACTGGAAGCTCGAGCCCTGGCCCATGACCTTCACGCCGGCTCCGGCGGCCACGGTCTGCAGGATTTCCACCGACAGCCCGTCCGAGAACCAGCCCAGGGTGGGGTCGCCCGAGAGGTTGTCGAACGCCAGCACAGCCAGCGTCACGGCCTCCGAGGGAGGTGATGCCCTGGGGGTCTCGTCCAGCCGATAGCCCAGGCCCTTCACCGTGCGGATCGAGAACCCGCCGCGGGCCTGGGACAGTCGGCGCAGTGACTGGATGCAGCGGTTGATGGCGTCGTCGCCCACCGCCCGCCCGCCCCAGCACTCGGTCACCAGGTCCCCGCGCGAGACCACCGACCCGCGGCGCTGGGCCAGGGCCGCCAGGACCTGCATGACTCGTGGCTCCAGCACGTCGGTCGCCGTGTCGCAGATCACCTCCCGGGTGGCCGGCCGCACCCGCAGTCCGCCAAGCTCAAACGGACTCTGCCCAGCAAGCCTTTCCGAATCTTCCGAGACCGTCATCGGTTTCTCATCGGTTTGGCATCGGTTTGTGGCTGTGGTTGCCCAGGCGTCGATCGCTCACGGTGCCTAGCACATGTCGGCGCCTGCGTTCCATGAACAGCGTCGCGTGAGTGCGGGGCAACGCAATGGAACTCTATGACGTGAGCGACGCGCTCGCGGACGCAAGCCTGGTGCTGCCGCGGCGCCTGGACGAGGTCGACCCGGCGTTTATGACCCGCGTGCTCCAGCGAAGCGGTGCGATCTCGGCGACCAATTCGGTGGTCTCCCAGATCGAGCAGGGCGTAGGCATGACCGCCGGCTACTTCTCCTCGATCAAGAAGGTGCGCTGCGCCTACGCCGAACCCACCGACGCGCCCACCGACTTCGTGGTCAAGGCCTGGCCTTCGCTGGAGATCGCGCCCAGGGACAGCATCGCCGCGATGTTCCTCAAGGACATCCACGGCTATCAGGTCCCCGCCGAACGGTTCTATCCGCGCCCCAAGGCGTACCTGGCCGCCTGCGACCCGTCCCAGGACGCCTATGTCCTGGTGATGGAAGACGCCGGCGTCTTCGCCACCCAGAAGATTCACGAGCACGAGCTGACCTTTGACGAGGTCATGCGGATGATCCCCGCCCTGGTGGACGTGGCGGTGGCCTGGGAAGGCGCCGATGAGGGCGAGCGCGCCGCCGAGCTGGCGGCCATGGGCGTACCGCACTGGACCTCGCCGGAGAACCTCGACGGCTTCAAGGTCGGGATGCCGGGCGGAGCGCGGCTGTTCGACCTGGTTTGCTCGAAGCCCGGTTCGCCGATCCATGGCGGGGCCCCCTGGAACGAGCGCCTGGGCGTTCCCGACCTCGCCGCCCGGCTCACCAACCGCCTTGAAGCCTTCTTCGACGCCGTGCGCCCCGAGAACGGCGCGACCTGCACGATCGTCCACGGCGACATGCGCGGCGACAACTTCTTCTTCTGCGAAGGACAGTCCGACCATCCGCACGGTTGGCTGTGCATCGACTTCCAGCAGATGGTCCGCGGTCCCGTGCCGTCGGATCTTGCCTACCTGATGACGTCGGGGACGGTGCTGCCCGAGGTCTACGCTGGCGAAAACCAGAACCGGGTGCTCCGCGCCTTCTACGACCGGTTCATGGCCAGGACCCGTCGGTATCCCGACTACAGCTACGACCGGTTCGTCGACGAGTACCGGCGCATGGCGACGATCCAGTACATCTACTACGTGGCCTTCGGCGCGGCGATCTTCCAGGCGGGCGCCTTCGACAACGACCTGGGCATGCGTATCGAACTCGGCGGCAAGGGCGCCACCGAGGCCGACCTGCCACCCGAACAGCGCCGCCAGCGCATGTGGTGGAGCAAGGCCGTCCCCAACTTCGCCGAGACGTTCAGCGCCTTCGGCCTCGTGGAGCTCCTCGCCACACTGCCGGAAAACCATGACGGCCTCGGTCCCTGGGTCAAGCTACCAGACCACCTGCGCTAGGGCCGAGGATGTACAAAGTCACGCTCACCGAATCCTACTTCCCCGCCCAGCAGGACGACTTCGTCTTGCCGCTCACCGTGGGCGGGGGCTTGCGCGCACAGGCCAGGGAAACGCCCGAAGCGCCGGCTCTGATTGAGACCGACGCGCAGGGCCATCTCTCGCGACGCTGGACCTACGGCGAGTTGCTGGCCGAGGCCGAGCGCCTCGCCCGGGCGCTGCTCAGCCGATACCGGCCGGGCGACCGCATCGCCGTCTGGGCGCCGAACATCCCGGAGTGGGTGATCATCGAGTACGCCGCGGCGCTGGCGGGACTGGTGCTGGTCACGGTCAATCCCGCCTATCGCGCCCGCGAACTGACGTTCGTGCTCGAACAATCGCGCAGTTCGGGCCTGTTCCTCGTCAGCGAGCACCGCAGCAATCCGATGGCCCGTATAGCGGCTGAGGTGCTCGGCGAGCTGGCGGACGTCCGCGAAGTCGTGGACCTGCGCGATCGCGCGGCCCTGTTCGCCGGCGCCGACCAGGACATCGATCTCCCCGATGTGCAGCCGGATGACGCCGTCCAGATCCAGTACACCTCGGGCACAACCGGCTTCCCCAAGGGCGCGGTGCTGCATCATCGCGGGATTATGAACAATGTGCGGTTCATGGAAGCTCGCCTCGGCAGGGCGCGCGGCGAGACGGCCGTGTGCGTCCTGCCGATGTTCCACACCTCCGGCTGCGTGGGCGGCGTACTGGGCGCGCTGACCAACGGCGGGGCTCTGATCCTGCCACCCGCCTTCGATCCGGCTGTGCTTCTGGACCTGGTCGAACGCGAGGGCATCACCTTCGTGACTGGCGTTCCGACCATGCTCGTGGCCATTCTCGAGGCTCAGGCCGCCCGCTCGCGCGATGTCGCCTCCATCCGCTCGGTCGGTTCGGGGGGATCGATGGTCCCTCCAGA
This genomic stretch from Phenylobacterium sp. LH3H17 harbors:
- a CDS encoding AMP-binding protein: MYKVTLTESYFPAQQDDFVLPLTVGGGLRAQARETPEAPALIETDAQGHLSRRWTYGELLAEAERLARALLSRYRPGDRIAVWAPNIPEWVIIEYAAALAGLVLVTVNPAYRARELTFVLEQSRSSGLFLVSEHRSNPMARIAAEVLGELADVREVVDLRDRAALFAGADQDIDLPDVQPDDAVQIQYTSGTTGFPKGAVLHHRGIMNNVRFMEARLGRARGETAVCVLPMFHTSGCVGGVLGALTNGGALILPPAFDPAVLLDLVEREGITFVTGVPTMLVAILEAQAARSRDVASIRSVGSGGSMVPPDLIRRIRDTFQCRFLTVYGQTETSPLLTSTFLDDAIEDGSETIGQALPQTELSIRDPKTNAVLPIGQVGEICARGYALMLGYNDNPDATAATIDADGWLHTGDLGSMDARGYLRITGRVKEMIIRGGENLFPAEIENAMLEHPDVLEIAVVGIPDDKWGEVVACFLRLRHGAVLDRPALTAHCRERLAAPKTPAHWIEVQEWPLTGSGKIQKFVLRDQFISGALQSAATPA
- a CDS encoding oxidoreductase family protein, translated to MSDALADASLVLPRRLDEVDPAFMTRVLQRSGAISATNSVVSQIEQGVGMTAGYFSSIKKVRCAYAEPTDAPTDFVVKAWPSLEIAPRDSIAAMFLKDIHGYQVPAERFYPRPKAYLAACDPSQDAYVLVMEDAGVFATQKIHEHELTFDEVMRMIPALVDVAVAWEGADEGERAAELAAMGVPHWTSPENLDGFKVGMPGGARLFDLVCSKPGSPIHGGAPWNERLGVPDLAARLTNRLEAFFDAVRPENGATCTIVHGDMRGDNFFFCEGQSDHPHGWLCIDFQQMVRGPVPSDLAYLMTSGTVLPEVYAGENQNRVLRAFYDRFMARTRRYPDYSYDRFVDEYRRMATIQYIYYVAFGAAIFQAGAFDNDLGMRIELGGKGATEADLPPEQRRQRMWWSKAVPNFAETFSAFGLVELLATLPENHDGLGPWVKLPDHLR
- a CDS encoding winged helix-turn-helix domain-containing protein; amino-acid sequence: MRPATREVICDTATDVLEPRVMQVLAALAQRRGSVVSRGDLVTECWGGRAVGDDAINRCIQSLRRLSQARGGFSIRTVKGLGYRLDETPRASPPSEAVTLAVLAFDNLSGDPTLGWFSDGLSVEILQTVAAGAGVKVMGQGSSFQFRGAAKAAGHVGAELGVTHVLDGAVRRAGERLRINAHLVETAHSVTLWSQTFERDLTDVLAIQDDIARAVAAALSLTFAPSRRAKPLDPATYDLYLQARSPLSGIGGAADAMEHARAMQLLEQVTAHAPDFARAWAELAMRRVVCLRRFERSTFPGLTPAGAAEAANTALRLDPTLGLAHQAISYLGPLASYSARETLHRRALSAAPNDPEVLNHAGQFCAEVGRLGEALEHARQALTLDPLYWPAAQWYAGMLDALGRHDETPALWDAYTARWPDVEPLAGEAIAAAANAGDWDRLERLDETSRLRGLDSPSFRAFVDGQRNRRIRDPRFLQTHREIVAARLAQDGRLSLADIVRLHDLGAPEEAFEAAARASFAHLFDADGQVVGRWTPAILFLAANRLMIADRRFVSLCASVGLASYWASTGRWPDCADDPELPYDFRAECRLVLGAGGR